The following are from one region of the Stigmatella ashevillena genome:
- a CDS encoding SDR family NAD(P)-dependent oxidoreductase: protein MARFILNVGPTVFQHCLPTHESQEKTMASVEQKVEQKKTRPLAVVTGASSGIGYELARQFVHNGFDVLIAAEDDGITEAARTLAGSGRVESVKVDLARYEGVEFLYAKIQALGRPVDAIAINAGVGVGGDFARQTRLEDELNLISLNVTSAVHLAKRVSKDMVQRRSGRILFTSSIAAVMPAPFEAVYGASKAFLQSFSEALRNELSDVGITVTALMPGPTETNFFHRAGMDDTRVGQQQKDDAGEVARQGFEALMAGKDKVVAGSLKNRVMDGGRRPSDSGSGHGPTAPAAHRAGFREEEQVAAFHR, encoded by the coding sequence GTGGCTCGATTCATCCTCAACGTTGGGCCGACCGTTTTCCAGCACTGTTTGCCAACCCATGAATCGCAGGAGAAGACCATGGCTTCGGTAGAGCAAAAAGTAGAGCAAAAGAAGACCCGGCCGCTTGCCGTCGTGACGGGTGCTTCCAGTGGCATTGGCTATGAACTGGCCAGGCAGTTTGTCCATAACGGCTTCGACGTGCTGATTGCCGCCGAGGATGACGGCATCACGGAGGCTGCCAGGACGCTGGCGGGGAGCGGGCGCGTCGAGAGCGTGAAGGTCGACCTCGCCCGCTATGAAGGCGTGGAGTTTCTCTATGCGAAGATCCAGGCGCTGGGCCGCCCTGTCGATGCCATCGCGATCAACGCTGGCGTCGGCGTGGGTGGCGACTTCGCGCGCCAGACGCGGCTGGAGGACGAACTCAACCTGATCAGCCTGAATGTCACCTCGGCGGTGCACCTGGCGAAGCGCGTGTCGAAGGACATGGTCCAGCGGCGCAGCGGCCGGATTCTCTTCACCTCGTCGATCGCGGCGGTCATGCCCGCTCCCTTCGAGGCGGTGTATGGCGCCTCGAAGGCCTTCCTCCAGTCCTTCTCGGAGGCCCTGCGCAATGAGCTCTCCGATGTGGGCATCACCGTGACGGCGCTGATGCCGGGCCCCACCGAGACGAACTTCTTCCACCGGGCGGGCATGGACGACACCCGGGTGGGCCAGCAGCAGAAGGACGACGCGGGCGAAGTGGCTCGCCAGGGCTTCGAGGCGCTGATGGCGGGCAAGGACAAGGTCGTCGCCGGCTCGCTCAAGAATCGCGTCATGGATGGCGGCCGCCGCCCAAGTGATTCCGGATCCGGCCACGGCCCAACTGCACCGGCAGCTCACCGAGCCGGGTTCCGGGAAGAAGAGCAAGTAGCCGCCTTCCACCGCTGA
- a CDS encoding S8 family serine peptidase, with product MHDGRRRLALALWTGAFATLFSAPTRAQSLRADQLLEAPGATSTDWIRALPPVPAHELGPVLPAAAPSSEPGLEVAYPKVAPFQGEVQQPVQREKNLRASPRERPSRVALIRLPEDDLASQRERVQHSLGALAWHELFYGWHFFELPETLSPTSVRALLQRVNTEIVYVPDEPQEAGVIWNDPLLSTGASWPQNQWYLYNVGQRTGITGSPYDYDIDADEAWDVTLAAHGRGQFYYSTVAVVDSQVDLGHADMPDFVGACTLANAWSDTRCLPPETARTHGTAVAGLIGARAGNGYGMSGVNWAARVLALNVSLASDPERGFGYYQVINAIDYATRNGAHIINYSGGSRGGFQNNDNDPLYAAIRRAGERDIQFIAAAMNDNLNLDCGNASCQASPAGMTLYNLWTVAAADDNFNRSHFFTEANGTVHASNFGAVSVDSAAFGSDAFPGGGSDLVSLFPGNQFAPFSGTSAATPLVSGVASLIKSLRPQATPYVYQSCFGYTAAPQLNGLMRYPGVINAKLAADCALSFGEQTPPPVFNVISPAHYARLNQTPYLTWQAAPDYSVNYDVFLDGVFYARTSGTALSLTNVSDGTHRWYVRAVDAYGNWRNSTYEYDFVLDRVPPTAPVLTLPTSSQYVANPRPALRWEHATDSSGISHYQVVMDGVSTGSIGAAAGYNWPTALSEGMHSWRAVACDTHQNCTHSFSRTFYVDSVAPTAPTLTTPAHASFIGTAHPTLTWSASTDASPVSHRISIDSGPYVPPLSSTSHTPVAALTDGLHSWTVQACDPAGNCASPSTRTFTVDTLPPLPFAIQTPAEGALTVARPTFSWQATQDATGVTYQQLRLDGGAAITLGASVTSYAPTVNLSPGVHFVTVTACDRFDRCWTTPTRSIQVVGTQPTAPVPLAPTGGSSIATARPELSWAPATDDVGITTYVLEWSGGTSVTLAGTVTRYTPSTNLAEGTHSWRVTACDASAQCTNSGWASFSVDLQAPTAPFLLAPSREEVVWENPLYIFEWMHAYDDQHYVLYTVVIDNQEHEVPDSNSRLYLEEFLDDVEHTWFVRACDLAGNCTDSPSQTFTIRPYIK from the coding sequence ATGCACGATGGCCGTCGAAGACTCGCCCTGGCCCTGTGGACCGGGGCATTCGCAACACTGTTCTCCGCTCCCACCCGGGCGCAGTCATTGAGAGCGGACCAGTTGTTGGAGGCGCCAGGTGCCACCAGCACGGACTGGATTCGAGCCCTGCCGCCCGTCCCCGCGCATGAATTGGGGCCCGTGCTGCCCGCGGCCGCGCCCTCTTCTGAGCCGGGACTGGAGGTGGCCTATCCGAAGGTCGCACCGTTCCAGGGCGAGGTGCAGCAACCCGTGCAGAGAGAGAAGAACCTGCGCGCGTCGCCGCGTGAGCGTCCTTCACGCGTGGCGCTCATCCGCCTCCCGGAAGATGACCTCGCCAGTCAGCGAGAGCGTGTGCAGCACTCCCTGGGTGCTCTCGCATGGCATGAGCTTTTCTACGGCTGGCACTTCTTCGAGTTGCCCGAGACGCTCTCCCCGACGTCGGTCCGCGCACTGCTCCAACGCGTCAACACGGAGATCGTCTATGTCCCGGATGAGCCCCAGGAAGCCGGGGTCATCTGGAACGACCCGCTCCTGTCAACGGGCGCGTCCTGGCCACAGAACCAGTGGTACCTCTACAACGTCGGCCAGCGCACCGGCATCACCGGCAGTCCCTACGACTACGACATTGATGCCGACGAGGCCTGGGACGTGACGCTCGCAGCGCACGGCCGTGGCCAGTTCTATTACTCCACGGTCGCCGTGGTGGACTCGCAAGTCGACCTAGGTCACGCGGACATGCCGGATTTCGTCGGTGCCTGCACCTTGGCGAACGCCTGGTCCGACACGCGATGCCTGCCGCCCGAGACCGCGCGCACGCATGGTACGGCGGTCGCCGGGCTCATCGGCGCACGTGCTGGCAATGGGTACGGCATGTCGGGAGTGAACTGGGCCGCGCGGGTGCTCGCCTTGAATGTCTCCCTGGCTTCGGATCCCGAGCGGGGCTTCGGCTATTACCAGGTCATCAACGCCATCGACTACGCCACCCGCAACGGCGCGCACATCATCAACTATTCCGGAGGCAGCCGGGGCGGCTTCCAGAACAATGACAACGATCCACTCTACGCGGCCATCCGTCGCGCGGGAGAGCGCGACATCCAGTTCATCGCGGCGGCGATGAATGACAATCTCAACCTGGACTGCGGAAACGCCTCCTGCCAGGCCTCGCCCGCGGGCATGACCCTCTACAATCTGTGGACGGTGGCCGCGGCGGATGACAACTTCAACCGCTCCCACTTCTTCACAGAGGCCAACGGCACCGTCCATGCCTCCAACTTCGGCGCGGTCTCCGTGGACTCCGCGGCGTTTGGCAGTGACGCCTTTCCCGGCGGCGGCAGCGACCTGGTCTCCCTCTTCCCCGGCAATCAGTTCGCCCCCTTCAGTGGGACCTCTGCGGCCACACCGCTCGTCAGTGGTGTCGCCAGCCTCATCAAGAGCTTGAGGCCGCAGGCCACGCCGTACGTCTATCAGTCGTGCTTCGGGTACACGGCGGCGCCCCAGCTCAACGGGTTGATGCGCTACCCCGGCGTCATCAACGCGAAGCTCGCCGCCGACTGCGCTCTCTCCTTTGGCGAGCAGACTCCGCCGCCTGTCTTCAATGTCATCAGCCCGGCGCACTATGCGCGCCTCAACCAGACGCCCTACCTCACGTGGCAGGCCGCCCCGGACTACTCTGTGAACTATGACGTGTTCCTGGACGGTGTCTTCTACGCCCGAACGAGCGGCACCGCGCTGAGCCTCACGAACGTGAGCGACGGCACCCATCGCTGGTACGTGCGCGCGGTGGATGCCTACGGCAACTGGCGCAATTCCACGTACGAGTACGACTTCGTGCTCGACCGGGTACCTCCCACCGCGCCCGTGCTCACCCTGCCCACGTCCTCTCAGTACGTGGCCAACCCGCGTCCCGCGCTGCGCTGGGAACACGCCACGGACTCCAGCGGCATCTCCCACTACCAGGTCGTCATGGACGGCGTCAGCACCGGCAGCATTGGCGCCGCCGCAGGCTACAACTGGCCCACTGCCCTGAGCGAGGGGATGCACTCCTGGCGAGCGGTGGCGTGTGACACGCACCAGAACTGCACCCACTCTTTCAGCCGCACGTTCTACGTGGACTCCGTGGCCCCCACGGCCCCGACGCTCACGACCCCGGCGCACGCGTCCTTCATCGGCACGGCGCACCCGACGCTCACGTGGTCCGCGTCCACGGACGCAAGCCCCGTCTCGCACCGGATCAGCATCGACTCGGGTCCCTATGTCCCGCCCCTATCCTCGACGTCCCACACACCGGTTGCAGCCCTGACGGACGGCCTCCACTCCTGGACGGTCCAGGCCTGCGACCCCGCGGGCAATTGCGCGTCCCCCAGCACCCGTACCTTCACGGTGGACACGCTGCCACCCCTCCCGTTCGCGATACAGACTCCCGCGGAAGGTGCGCTCACCGTGGCCCGGCCGACATTCTCCTGGCAGGCCACGCAGGACGCCACGGGCGTCACGTACCAGCAACTGCGCCTCGATGGCGGAGCCGCCATCACCCTGGGAGCGAGCGTCACCTCCTACGCCCCCACCGTCAACCTGTCACCGGGCGTCCACTTCGTGACCGTCACCGCATGTGACCGCTTCGACCGCTGCTGGACGACGCCGACCCGCTCGATCCAGGTCGTCGGAACACAGCCCACCGCCCCGGTGCCCCTGGCTCCCACGGGAGGCAGCTCCATCGCCACCGCGCGACCCGAACTCTCCTGGGCCCCGGCCACGGACGACGTGGGCATCACAACGTATGTCCTTGAATGGAGCGGGGGCACGTCGGTGACGCTCGCGGGGACGGTGACTCGGTACACGCCCTCGACGAACCTTGCCGAGGGCACTCACTCCTGGCGGGTCACCGCCTGCGACGCCAGCGCGCAGTGCACGAACAGCGGCTGGGCGTCCTTCTCCGTGGACCTTCAGGCGCCGACCGCGCCCTTCCTCCTGGCGCCATCTCGCGAGGAAGTCGTGTGGGAGAACCCGCTCTACATCTTCGAGTGGATGCACGCCTACGACGACCAGCATTATGTCCTGTACACGGTGGTCATCGACAACCAGGAGCACGAGGTCCCCGACTCGAACTCGAGGCTCTACCTGGAGGAGTTCCTGGATGACGTCGAGCACACTTGGTTCGTGAGGGCATGCGACCTGGCGGGAAACTGCACTGACTCACCCAGTCAGACTTTCACCATCCGGCCCTACATCAAATGA
- a CDS encoding VWA domain-containing protein → MGYGSYSYEAHEAMTQARQNLPQQEVFRQRECHPKMNPHGVRLRESRDSEAHPNSLAIVFALDVSGSMGEIPDMLARKHLPSFMKNLLEAGVADPQVLFMAIGNAYADRAPLQVGQFESSEQQMDQWLTRMYLEGGGGGLGETYELAMYFAAEHTAMDCLEKRQKKGYLLMTGDEPAFDKASKAHIQQVIGDVIPEDLPVKQVFQRLEQSFEMFFLIPDGKRRQYEDFWRYHLGDRVICMDAPEDTCTVAAGIVALREGAVSSVEALTERLRQQNTPAARIRGVINALTPWAQKLPGAANR, encoded by the coding sequence ATGGGATACGGCAGCTACAGCTACGAAGCACACGAGGCGATGACGCAGGCCCGTCAAAACTTGCCGCAGCAGGAGGTGTTCCGGCAGCGGGAATGTCACCCGAAGATGAATCCCCACGGGGTGCGGCTCCGGGAGAGCCGGGACAGCGAGGCCCATCCGAACTCGCTGGCCATCGTGTTCGCCCTCGATGTGTCAGGGTCCATGGGCGAAATCCCGGACATGCTGGCGCGCAAGCACCTGCCCTCGTTCATGAAGAACCTGCTGGAGGCCGGGGTCGCCGATCCGCAGGTGCTGTTCATGGCCATCGGCAACGCCTACGCGGACCGGGCCCCGCTCCAGGTGGGCCAGTTCGAGTCCTCCGAGCAGCAGATGGACCAGTGGCTCACCCGGATGTACCTGGAAGGCGGCGGCGGGGGGCTCGGCGAGACGTACGAGTTGGCGATGTACTTCGCCGCGGAGCACACCGCGATGGACTGCCTCGAGAAGCGCCAGAAGAAGGGCTACCTCCTCATGACGGGGGACGAGCCTGCCTTCGACAAGGCCTCCAAGGCGCACATCCAGCAGGTCATCGGCGATGTCATCCCCGAGGACCTGCCCGTGAAGCAGGTGTTCCAGCGGCTGGAGCAATCCTTCGAGATGTTCTTCCTGATTCCGGACGGCAAGCGGCGGCAGTACGAGGACTTCTGGCGCTACCACCTGGGCGACCGGGTCATCTGCATGGACGCGCCCGAGGACACGTGCACCGTGGCCGCCGGCATCGTGGCCCTCCGGGAAGGCGCGGTGTCCTCCGTGGAGGCCCTCACCGAGAGGCTCCGCCAGCAGAATACCCCCGCGGCGCGCATCCGGGGCGTCATCAACGCCCTGACGCCGTGGGCCCAGAAGCTCCCGGGCGCCGCGAACCGCTGA
- a CDS encoding ATP-binding protein, with translation MSVQEPPPPSRSESHPLRGGGACGALMRQVDWSKTAIGPVEQWPQSLRTAVGILLNSNYPLYIAWGPRYVQLYNDAYRPICGATKHPAALGQEAQVTWPEVWHLLGPGFDKILATGEANWVENLMMPLDRNGFIEECYFTYSHSPILDETGGVGGVFAALSETTKQVLDARRMHTLKDLSVGTADMKSAKAACEAAARILAQNPHDVPFALLYLVAEEGHSAHLVGAAGLQPGSAHAPFSISLREEAPWSLREVIRTGTGARLEGLAGEMEPLPGGPWPEAATTALVLPLTLAGHAQPSGAVILGVSPRCALDDKYESFLKLVGAQAATTLQSARAFEEEQKRAEALAKLDQAKTAFFSNISHEFRTPLTLMLGPIEDGLQDTEQPLPPRQRDRQQTVHRNGIRLLKLVNTLLDFSRIEAGRVKARYQPTDLSAFTADLASAFRSLMEKAGLFLQVNCPRLSAPVYVDREMYEKVVLNLLSNAFKFTFTGGVRVSLKAEAGRVVLAVADTGTGIPEAELPHVFERFHRVEGARGRSHEGSGIGLALIQELVRLHAGTLTVQSTLGQGSRFTVTLPLGTAHLPAEQVMTTAAPATTGLSVVPFMEEAALWTEAVDVPGFAVHPTGTARAPESAHILLADDNADIREYVRQLLTAQGWTVETATDGEAALARALAHPPHLVLTDVMMPRLDGFGLLQALKAHEKTRHVPVILLSARAGEEATVEGLQQGADDYLVKPFSAKELVSRIAARLEIARARSEAAHARERLHSQFMQAPVAMSVVKGPTFVYELANPLYLEMLGRQGQNLTGKSVREVLPELPEEAPVLKMLEDVFSSGTPFMAEEYCVSFDRTGTGRSEDVYFKVTCQPVRGADGQVTDIITVAVDVTEQVQARRRSEALAQELKLADQRKDEFLAMLAHELRNPMAAISLSLSMLERSEGNAAKLARHRETARRQMGNLVRLVDDLLDVSRITRGKMELRQETVDFALIVQNALSVARPLIEARGHGLSVTLAPGAFRMNADATRLEQVVVNLLTNAAKYTEPGGHLSVSLSREGVDGTRQAVLRVKDTGRGIPRDMLGKVFDLFTQVAPSIDRSTGGLGLGLTLVKRLVEMHGGSAEAFSEGPGKGSEFAIRLPLARRLDARDRPPGASPQPCAAFHKQRILLVEDSADIRASLTEFLEDLGHEVTAAKDGLEGVERLLALRPDVALIDVGLPGIDGYEVARRVRAEPGGEQLYLVALTGYGGPEAKAKAERAGFDLHLTKPVNIDELPRIVAPPEQRSRG, from the coding sequence ATGTCTGTGCAGGAACCGCCCCCCCCCAGCCGCTCAGAGTCTCATCCCCTGCGCGGCGGCGGAGCATGCGGCGCCCTGATGCGGCAAGTGGATTGGTCGAAGACGGCCATCGGGCCGGTGGAGCAATGGCCTCAGTCGCTGCGCACGGCCGTGGGCATCCTCCTCAACTCCAACTACCCCCTGTACATCGCCTGGGGCCCCCGGTACGTGCAGCTGTACAACGACGCCTACCGCCCCATCTGCGGGGCGACGAAGCATCCGGCGGCCCTCGGCCAGGAGGCGCAGGTGACCTGGCCCGAGGTGTGGCATCTGCTCGGTCCCGGCTTCGACAAGATCCTGGCCACCGGCGAGGCCAACTGGGTCGAGAACCTCATGATGCCGCTCGACCGCAACGGCTTCATCGAGGAGTGCTACTTCACCTACAGCCACAGCCCCATCCTGGATGAGACGGGAGGGGTGGGCGGCGTCTTCGCGGCCCTCTCGGAGACCACGAAGCAGGTGCTCGACGCACGGCGGATGCACACCCTCAAGGACTTGAGCGTGGGCACCGCCGACATGAAATCGGCCAAGGCCGCCTGCGAGGCGGCCGCGCGTATCCTGGCCCAGAACCCTCACGATGTGCCCTTCGCGCTGCTCTACCTCGTGGCGGAGGAGGGCCACTCGGCCCACCTCGTCGGCGCCGCGGGATTGCAGCCCGGCAGCGCGCACGCCCCCTTCTCCATCAGCCTGCGCGAGGAGGCCCCCTGGAGCCTCCGCGAGGTGATTCGCACGGGGACGGGGGCGCGGCTCGAAGGCCTTGCCGGAGAGATGGAGCCCCTGCCGGGCGGCCCCTGGCCGGAGGCCGCCACCACGGCGCTGGTGCTGCCCCTCACCCTGGCAGGGCACGCTCAGCCATCCGGTGCCGTCATCCTGGGCGTGAGCCCCCGCTGCGCGCTGGATGACAAATACGAGAGCTTCCTCAAGCTGGTCGGCGCGCAAGCCGCCACCACCCTGCAGAGCGCCCGCGCCTTCGAGGAGGAGCAAAAACGGGCCGAGGCGCTGGCGAAGCTGGATCAGGCGAAGACGGCCTTCTTCAGCAACATCTCCCACGAGTTCCGCACGCCCCTCACGCTCATGCTGGGCCCCATCGAGGACGGCCTTCAGGACACCGAGCAACCCCTGCCCCCCCGGCAGCGAGACCGGCAGCAGACGGTCCATCGCAACGGAATCCGGCTCCTCAAGCTCGTCAACACCCTGCTCGACTTCAGCCGCATCGAAGCAGGGCGCGTGAAAGCACGCTATCAACCCACCGACCTGAGCGCCTTCACCGCGGACCTGGCCAGCGCCTTCCGCTCCTTGATGGAGAAGGCGGGCCTCTTCCTCCAGGTGAACTGCCCGCGGCTCTCGGCTCCGGTCTACGTGGACCGGGAGATGTACGAGAAGGTTGTCCTCAACCTCCTGTCCAACGCGTTCAAGTTCACCTTCACGGGGGGCGTCCGGGTGTCGCTGAAAGCGGAGGCCGGCCGGGTGGTGTTGGCGGTCGCGGACACGGGCACGGGCATCCCGGAGGCAGAGCTGCCCCATGTGTTCGAGCGCTTCCACCGGGTCGAGGGCGCCAGGGGCCGCAGCCATGAGGGCAGCGGCATCGGGCTCGCCTTGATTCAGGAGTTGGTCCGGCTCCACGCAGGCACCCTTACGGTGCAGAGCACACTCGGCCAGGGAAGCCGCTTCACGGTGACGCTGCCGCTGGGCACCGCGCACCTGCCCGCAGAGCAGGTCATGACCACCGCAGCCCCCGCCACCACCGGGCTGAGCGTGGTTCCGTTCATGGAGGAAGCGGCGCTCTGGACGGAGGCGGTGGACGTCCCGGGCTTCGCCGTACACCCCACCGGCACGGCGCGCGCCCCGGAGTCCGCCCACATCCTCCTCGCGGATGACAACGCGGACATCCGGGAGTACGTGCGGCAGTTGCTCACCGCCCAGGGTTGGACGGTGGAGACCGCGACGGATGGAGAGGCCGCGCTCGCCCGGGCGCTGGCGCATCCGCCCCACCTCGTGCTGACGGACGTGATGATGCCGCGCCTGGACGGCTTCGGGCTGCTCCAGGCGCTGAAGGCCCATGAGAAGACACGGCACGTGCCCGTCATCCTGCTCTCGGCGCGCGCGGGCGAAGAGGCCACCGTGGAAGGCTTGCAACAAGGGGCGGACGATTACCTCGTGAAGCCCTTCTCCGCGAAGGAGCTGGTCTCCCGCATCGCCGCGCGCCTGGAGATCGCCCGCGCCCGCTCCGAGGCTGCTCACGCCCGGGAGCGGTTGCACTCGCAGTTCATGCAAGCGCCCGTCGCGATGTCCGTCGTCAAGGGCCCCACGTTCGTCTACGAGTTGGCCAATCCCCTCTACCTGGAAATGCTGGGCCGTCAGGGCCAGAACCTCACCGGCAAGTCCGTGCGCGAGGTCCTGCCCGAGCTGCCGGAAGAGGCCCCCGTGCTGAAGATGCTGGAGGACGTCTTCTCCAGCGGGACACCCTTCATGGCCGAAGAGTACTGCGTGTCCTTCGACCGGACGGGCACCGGCAGGTCCGAGGATGTGTACTTCAAGGTCACCTGTCAGCCGGTGCGCGGCGCGGACGGGCAGGTGACGGACATCATCACCGTGGCCGTGGACGTCACGGAACAAGTCCAGGCGCGCCGGCGGAGCGAGGCGCTCGCGCAGGAGCTGAAGCTCGCGGACCAGCGCAAAGACGAGTTCCTGGCCATGCTGGCCCACGAGCTGCGCAACCCCATGGCCGCCATCAGCCTGTCGCTGTCCATGCTCGAGCGCTCCGAGGGAAACGCCGCCAAGCTGGCCCGGCACCGGGAGACGGCGCGGCGGCAGATGGGCAACCTGGTGCGCCTCGTGGATGACCTGCTCGATGTCTCGCGCATCACGCGAGGCAAGATGGAGCTGCGCCAGGAGACGGTGGATTTCGCCCTCATCGTGCAGAACGCCCTCTCCGTCGCCCGGCCCCTCATCGAGGCGCGCGGGCATGGGCTGTCCGTGACGCTCGCCCCCGGCGCCTTCCGGATGAACGCGGACGCCACGCGGCTGGAGCAGGTGGTGGTGAATCTGCTGACCAACGCGGCGAAGTACACCGAGCCCGGCGGACACCTCTCGGTGAGCCTGTCCCGCGAGGGGGTGGACGGCACCCGCCAGGCGGTCTTGCGCGTGAAGGACACCGGCCGGGGCATCCCCCGCGACATGCTCGGCAAGGTGTTCGATCTCTTCACCCAGGTGGCGCCCTCCATCGACCGGAGCACGGGAGGGCTGGGCCTGGGCCTCACGTTGGTGAAGCGCCTCGTCGAGATGCACGGCGGCAGTGCCGAGGCCTTCAGCGAGGGGCCCGGAAAGGGAAGTGAGTTCGCCATCCGGCTGCCGCTGGCCAGGCGCCTCGATGCGCGGGACAGGCCCCCGGGCGCATCTCCCCAGCCCTGCGCCGCGTTCCACAAACAGCGCATCCTGCTGGTGGAGGACTCGGCGGACATCCGCGCGAGCTTGACCGAGTTCCTGGAGGACCTGGGGCACGAGGTGACCGCCGCGAAGGATGGCCTGGAAGGGGTGGAGCGGCTCCTGGCGCTGCGCCCCGACGTGGCCCTCATCGACGTGGGCCTGCCAGGCATCGATGGCTACGAGGTGGCCCGCCGTGTCCGCGCGGAGCCCGGAGGGGAGCAGCTCTACCTCGTGGCGCTCACCGGCTATGGAGGCCCCGAGGCCAAGGCCAAGGCGGAGCGCGCGGGCTTTGATCTGCACCTCACCAAGCCGGTCAACATCGACGAATTGCCTCGGATCGTGGCCCCACCGGAACAGCGCTCCCGAGGCTGA
- a CDS encoding tetratricopeptide repeat protein produces MAAGALPSEDFGPEAQACVLEADQPLSKSILWRAQRDYFEREGIAAWSAPAVPHYVTTNPSLVHAIAQTVLGYWRDCHASPSSGPLHILELGAGSGRFAYLFLRAMLELCARVPSRDVRFKYVMTDLAGSNLAFWRTHPSLRPFVDAGWLDFALFDVEKDDGLVLSESGTPLQPGSFDGPLAVIANYVFDSVPQDAFAVSEGQLHECLVTVLTDPQAPGVGTTGVFSQMRLHYSHRLAGFDHYPEPEFNQLLRGYASTLDGTTVLLPTVALRCVERLAALAKGRLLLISADRGFVHEKELAGREDPQLSVHGSFSLPVNYHAFCQWFRAKGGLALHTAHRQLSLHTCAFILGEPAAHAEETCFAYHLAFEGAGFDDFFRLRQGIESQYSMLEVEHILALLRLSRYDPRILRDCVPVLMMHAGSLSPMERQELADVVSRVWENYFHIGEARDLPFEFAGLLHTLGEPTAALALFQESLCLYGEDPRTFWNMALCAVALKRPDEAARFLARTWALAPDFNPGIALLSKDG; encoded by the coding sequence ATGGCCGCTGGCGCTCTACCCAGCGAGGACTTCGGCCCGGAGGCTCAGGCCTGCGTACTTGAAGCGGACCAGCCCCTCTCGAAATCCATTCTCTGGCGTGCTCAACGCGACTATTTCGAGCGCGAGGGCATCGCGGCGTGGAGCGCGCCTGCCGTCCCGCATTATGTCACCACCAATCCCTCCTTGGTGCATGCGATTGCCCAGACCGTGTTGGGGTATTGGCGGGACTGCCATGCCAGTCCTTCGAGCGGCCCGCTGCATATCCTCGAACTGGGCGCTGGCAGCGGCCGCTTCGCCTATCTGTTTCTCCGGGCGATGCTTGAGCTGTGTGCGCGCGTGCCCTCGCGCGATGTCCGCTTCAAGTATGTGATGACCGACCTTGCCGGATCGAACCTCGCCTTCTGGCGCACCCATCCTTCGCTGAGGCCCTTCGTCGATGCGGGCTGGCTCGACTTCGCCCTCTTCGACGTGGAGAAGGACGACGGCCTCGTGCTCAGCGAGTCGGGAACCCCCCTTCAACCTGGCAGCTTCGACGGACCGCTCGCCGTCATTGCCAACTATGTCTTCGACAGCGTTCCACAAGATGCCTTCGCGGTGAGCGAGGGGCAGCTCCACGAATGCCTCGTCACCGTCTTGACCGACCCGCAGGCGCCCGGTGTTGGTACCACCGGCGTGTTTTCACAGATGCGCCTGCACTACAGCCACCGTCTCGCTGGGTTTGACCACTACCCAGAGCCAGAGTTCAATCAGCTCCTGCGTGGCTACGCCAGCACACTTGATGGCACCACCGTGCTCCTTCCCACCGTGGCGCTGCGGTGCGTGGAACGGCTCGCGGCGCTGGCGAAGGGTCGGTTGCTGCTCATCTCCGCGGACAGGGGCTTCGTGCACGAGAAGGAGCTCGCCGGCCGGGAGGATCCTCAGCTCTCGGTGCATGGCAGTTTCTCCCTCCCCGTCAACTACCATGCCTTCTGCCAATGGTTCCGCGCCAAGGGCGGCTTGGCGTTGCACACTGCGCACCGGCAGTTGAGCCTGCATACCTGCGCATTCATCCTGGGAGAGCCCGCTGCCCACGCAGAAGAGACGTGCTTCGCCTATCACCTCGCGTTCGAGGGGGCGGGCTTCGACGACTTCTTCCGCCTTCGGCAGGGCATCGAATCCCAATACTCCATGCTCGAAGTCGAGCACATCCTGGCGCTCCTCCGGTTGAGCCGCTACGACCCACGCATTCTTCGCGACTGCGTGCCGGTGTTGATGATGCATGCCGGTAGCCTCTCCCCCATGGAGCGTCAGGAACTGGCCGACGTGGTCTCGCGCGTCTGGGAGAACTACTTCCACATCGGCGAGGCGCGGGACCTGCCCTTCGAGTTCGCGGGGCTCCTCCACACGCTCGGAGAACCCACCGCCGCCCTGGCGCTCTTCCAGGAGTCGCTCTGCTTATATGGTGAGGATCCACGCACCTTTTGGAACATGGCGTTGTGTGCAGTGGCCCTGAAGCGGCCCGATGAGGCGGCTCGCTTCCTCGCCAGGACATGGGCGCTGGCCCCTGACTTCAACCCGGGCATCGCCCTGCTCTCGAAAGACGGCTGA